In the genome of Candidatus Nezhaarchaeota archaeon, one region contains:
- a CDS encoding helix-hairpin-helix domain-containing protein, producing the protein MEMSVYVVTDSREELSEVVRHLASMNVKVRFEKLEVADYVVSERVGIERKTVMDLASSIADGRVFEQVEALVEAFQRPVLIIEGSLSELYARRKFTPAQVQGALAYFIEQGVYVAPCSNPLDTAYFICSLAKREQLYSKELGLALLKLRLRRIRKKRVGVREAQIALLSSLPGVGFELAKRLLEHFGSPRRFFKATLDELTAVRGMGESRARKVVEILDTSFKTALSALSK; encoded by the coding sequence ATGGAGATGAGCGTATACGTGGTAACTGACTCTCGTGAAGAGCTGAGCGAGGTAGTACGCCACCTCGCCTCAATGAACGTGAAGGTTAGGTTTGAGAAGCTTGAGGTAGCGGACTATGTAGTATCAGAGCGCGTGGGCATTGAGCGGAAGACGGTGATGGATCTAGCGTCCTCCATAGCTGATGGCCGCGTCTTCGAGCAGGTCGAGGCCCTAGTAGAAGCGTTTCAGCGCCCCGTCTTAATTATCGAGGGCTCACTAAGTGAGCTCTACGCTAGACGCAAGTTTACCCCTGCGCAGGTTCAGGGTGCCTTGGCCTACTTTATTGAGCAGGGGGTCTACGTAGCCCCGTGCTCTAACCCCCTCGACACAGCCTACTTCATATGCTCCTTAGCTAAGCGTGAGCAGCTTTACTCTAAGGAGCTGGGGCTAGCGCTACTTAAGCTTAGGCTGAGGAGGATTAGGAAGAAGCGCGTGGGGGTGAGGGAGGCGCAGATAGCTCTCCTCTCCTCTCTCCCAGGTGTAGGGTTCGAGCTAGCTAAGCGCCTCTTAGAGCACTTCGGCTCCCCTAGGAGGTTCTTTAAGGCTACCCTCGACGAGCTCACGGCAGTCCGCGGGATGGGCGAGTCTAGGGCGAGGAAGGTAGTTGAGATCCTAGATACTTCATTTAAAACCGCGCTGAGCGCCTTAAGCAAGTAG